A region from the Rhizoctonia solani chromosome 13, complete sequence genome encodes:
- a CDS encoding Retrovirus-related Pol polyprotein from transposon TNT 1-94, with product MVLCMQKLLSIATGAEPAPVALTSKEAKDSIKVSQQAEKMAKWKQRDNKAFLQITLNMEDGVMNNIVDTTLANKAWTRIIKRWEGKGMQLLSFLYQQLMSTKIEEEEDLTTGFNLIKSTVSKIKTLGESISNFLLAQIIMNALPPSYAIVSTVIQTSTQQAAITSNAICKATLQEEERRQKGGGITAMFAQLLKGKSMTRKSARNNPKGKRKDLGPPCANCSKPGHTKQECWAKGGGAKGTGPWQRQQNSKQSKDKSNKSQANTSKGNSAKVAVTDKSGNSSVGPKIYALTVLDKLSHNKNTWLLDLGASRHMTPNRHWFYTYQTLTPPIQIQVGNGNLIPAIGVGQVHVMLYNRHGVKTPAFIKTHPGGTNVLFCKSFGAILVGDQGNGPEIGFARETSGQLYKVKCVVKHTKVDTYMAIVESKSINNRDNIDAGEFVAYATGKIAHADLKTWHRQLGHVSYEYVLDMFWNGSVHGMDIVGKRSPPQSPCKPCLKGKHACAPFVPSQSTLSAVLQLMHSNLHGPAAVQGIGRI from the exons ATGGTCCTTTGCATGCAAAAGTTACTCAGCATTGCTACGGGAGCTGAACCAGCACCAGTTGCACTTACCAGCAAAGAAGCAAAAGACAGCATCAAAGTGTCCCAACAGGCCGAAAAAATGGCAAAATGGAAGCAGCGGGACAACAAGGCATTCTTGCAAATCACCCTCAATATGGAGGATGGTGTCATGAACAACATTGTTGATACAACATTGGCAAACAAAGCCTGGACGCGGATTATCAAGCGCTGGGAAGGCAAGGGCATGCAATTGCTGTCCTTCCTATACCAACAATTAATGAGCACAAAaattgaggaagaagaggaccTTACCACCGGGTTCAATTTGATAAAATCAACAGTCTCAAAAATCAAGACACTTGGAGAGTCCATCAGCAATTTCCTACTTGCTCAGATAATCATGAATGCGCTCCCACCATCCTATGCAATTGTCAGCACCGTCATCCAGACATCTACGCAGCAGGCAGCCATCACATCCAATGCCATATGCAAAGCCACATTACAAGAGGAAGAACGTCGGCAAAAAGGTGGAGGGATTACCGCAATGTTTGCGCAATTGTTGAAGGGCAAATCTATGACAAGAAAATCAGCAAGGAACAACCCAAAAGGGAAGAGGAAGGACTTAGGTCCCCCTTGCGCCAACTGCTCAAAGCCTGGTCACACCAAGCAGGAATGCTGGGCAAAAGGCGGTGGAGCCAAAGGCACTGGTCCCTGGCAGAGACAgcagaactcaaagcagtcAAAGGACAAGTCCAACAAGTCCCAAGCCAACACATCAAAAGGCAACTCCGCTAAGGTTGCCGTAACAGATAAATCAGGCAATTCCTCTGTAGGCCCCaagatatatgcgctcacTGTATTGGACAAATTGTCACATAACAAGAACACCTGGCTACTTGATTTGGGTGCATCAAGACACATGACGCCAAATCGGCATTGGTTCTACACCTACCAGACACTAACACCACCAATCCAAATTCAAGTGGGCAATGGGAACTTGATCCCTGCAATTGGTGTTGGCCAAGTTCATGTAATGTTATACAACCGTCACGGCGTCAAAACTCCTGCGTTCATAAA AACTCACCCAGGAGGCACCAATGTGCTCTTCTGTAAATCATTTGGCGCAATTCTTGTAGGTGACCAAGGCAACGGGCCTGAAATAGGCTTTGCTAGAGAAACATCTGGTCAGCTATACAAAGTTAAATGCGTTGTAAAACATACCAAGGTTGACACATACATGGCTATTGTTGAGTCCAAAAGCATCAACAACAGGGACAATATTGATGCAGGTGAATTTGTTGCATATGCCACCGGGAAAATTGCACACGCAGACCTCAAGACCTGGCACAGACAATTGGGTCATGTCAGCTATGAGTACGTTCTTGACATGTTTTGGAACGGCTCAGTACATGGAATGGACATTGTAGGAAAGCGCTCACCTCCACAATCTCCATGCAAACCTTGCCTCAAAGGCAAACATGCATGTGCACCATTTGTTCCATCACAATCCACCTTGTCTGCAGTCCTTCAACTTATGCATAGCAATCTCCACGGCCCAGCTGCAGTCCAAGGGATTGGCAGGATTTGA
- a CDS encoding Retrovirus-related Pol polyprotein from transposon TNT 1-94: MKCTYLGFAPNQKAHLLVQQETGKILTSRDVVFDEGIGNRHWVILETYKDDSSAENKPKSNAHNSNAKNKPKPKTHNSNAETKPMENPPAAEPVTFQRSTQPSKPPQQYGANVGTEDAWLMHINAMVEAFYTALAAPPTTFAEAMSRVDAQMWMGAMNKEYNLITKHSVGRQVKQPIGRNVVECKWVFGYKVGPNGKILRYKVRLVAKGYSQRPGIDFEDTSSPVANSDSTRTLLAKGTSKDYNIIQLNIKTAFLHGTIKEEIYMEQPEGFEDDPVKYVWRLEKALYGLKQAAQAFYSQLRKVLKQIGFT; encoded by the coding sequence ATGAAATGCACGTACCTGGGCTTTGCACCAAAtcaaaaggcgcatttacttGTTCAACAAGAAACTGGAAAGATCCTAACCTCCCGAGACGTTGTATTTGATGAAGGAATCGGAAATCGTCATTGGGTAATACTAGAAACCTACAAGGACGACTCTAGCGCTGAAAACAAGCCAAAATCCAACGCTCACAACTCTAACGCCAAAAACAAACCAAAGCCCAAGACTCACAACTCAAATGCTGAAACCAAACCAATGGAAAATCCACCAGCAGCAGAGCCGGTAACATTTCAACGCTCAACTCAACCCTCAAAACCTCCTCAACAGTATGGGGCAAATGTGGGCACTGAAGATGCATGGTTAATGCATATAAACGCAATGGTAGAGGCATTTTACACTGCTCTAGCCGCTCCCCCAACAACCTTTGCTGAGGCAATGTCCCGCGTAGATGCTCAAATGTGGATGGGCGCTATGAACAAAGAGTACAACTTGATTACTAAGCACAGTGTGGGAAGACAAGTTAAGCAACCTATTGGAAGAAATGTGGTTGAATGCAAATGGGTTTTTGGGTACAAGGTAGGTCCAAATGGCAAAATACTACGGTATAAagtcagactggttgcaaaAGGATACTCTCAGCGTCCAGGTATTGATTTTGAAGATACGTCCTCACCTGTTGCAAATTCCGACTCCACGCGTACACTCCTGGCCAAAGGTACAAGCAAAGATTACAACATAATTCAGCTCAATATCAAGACTGCCTTCTTACATggcacaatcaaggaggagATATACATGGAGCAGCCAGAAGGCTTTGAGGACGATCCCGTGAAATACGTTTGGCGGCTTGAGAAGGCActatacggcctcaagcaAGCAGCGCAAGCATTTTATTCTCAACTACGCAAAGTTCTCAAACAGATTGGGTTTACCTGA
- a CDS encoding Gag-Pol polyprotein/retrotransposon, with translation MAKVFELVNLGEPKMFVGVSIHQDCNAGTLKILQEQYIEEVLKRINMNNCKPSNTPMAESPNLPKLNSLTVNQALYQRGISLLMYAMVQTQPNIAYATSLLAQHSANPGHKHWNAFKRTLRYLKGTKDLSIVYKKSKGLELTGYVDANYAGNPNTSQSTTGWTFMIGGASIAWSLRKQLTILLSSMEAKYIAAASATRKLIWLCQFLSELNLLPKGPTTLLTNNQLSMALAKNPINHQNTKHIQIKHHFICEMIELKEVDLQYILTNKQVANILTKPLRRTKFPSFVADMGMS, from the coding sequence ATGGCAAAAGTTTTTGAACTTGTCAATCTAGGAGAGCCAAAGATGTTTGTTGGAGTGTCAATTCATCAAGATTGCAATGCCGGAACCCTCAAAATATTGCAAGAACAATACATTGAAGAAGTCCTAAAAAGAATCAATATGAACAATTGTAAGCCAAGCAACACGCCTATGGCCGAATCGCCAAATCTACCAAAACTCAACTCACTGACTGTCAACCAAGCCCTATACCAGCGTGGCATTAGTTTGCTGATGTATGCTATGGTACAAACACAGCCCAACATTGCATATGCAACCAGCCTGTTGGCCCAGCACTCCGCAAACCCAGGGCACAAGCACTGGAACGCATTCAAGCGTACTCTGCGGTATTTAAAGGGCACAAAGGACCTCAGTATAGTTTACAAGAAGTCAAAAGGATTGGAACTCACCGGTTACGTTGATGCCAATTACGCAGGCAATCCAAACACCAGTCAATCAACTACCGGGTGGACTTTCATGATAGGCGGGGCAAGTATTGCATGGTCATTGAGAAAACAGCTGACAATCTTGCTATCAAGTATGGAGGCCAAATACATTGCTGCTGCAAGTGCTACACGCAAGCTAATTtggctttgccaatttctATCAGAACTCAATTTACTCCCCAAAGGGCCAACAACTTTACTTACCAATAATCAATTGAGTATGGCTCTTGCAAAGAATCCAATCAATCACCAGAACACAAAGCATATCCAAATTAAACACCATTTTATTTGTGAGATGATTGAATTGAAGGAAGTTGACTTACAATACATCCTGACCAACAAGCAGGTGGCCAATATACTTACTAAGCCACTCAGAAGAACCAAGTTCCCCAGCTTTGTTGCTGATATGGGCATGTCTTAA
- a CDS encoding Retrotransposable element Tf2 protein — protein sequence MLASYNFVIAYRPGKQSQKPDALSRQSDHMDLEPAPQIMIPESHFEAFSAHIDSSLLDQIKEATQEDPSLDTILLAVSDPKSMPHSVAQKFKDYTIQKGLLLYQGRIVVPDEPEIKQQLLSHFHDSPASGHQGRAQTLELISCHYYWPAMKFQVNCYVETCEICQRSKGHLHNYALNPLSVPAGPWEDISYDFIVKFPKCKGYDSILVVVDRFSKMMHLVPCKETATAEDVAQMFLEHVWKLHGTPKRTVSDRGTTFNSKFLKALYKSLQITPSFSTAYHPQSDGQTEIKNQWLEAYLRPFINHRQSDWVDWLPLAEFAHNNARSKATGKSPFEIVYGRSPVISPLLEPTGSPIADDRAKQLAETIQEVQASIKWAQERYKQADTGKSPPEFQPGDKVWLLASNITSQRPNKKLDHKQYGPFPVIERVGSHAYCLALPETMRIHDVFHVSLLSAFKQDTEFDCTFTPPPPVITAEGEEEYEVDRFVDWAAEDGIWKYRVRWKGYAPHEDTWEPAKDLQHCKDKLRNFFANYPDAPAANNAIPANARRVKRGKIVKQLNKSKTACFVTLQALTAKTRPAKLFLRSPLSQHAHLQLHRRLGLQPLPEH from the coding sequence ATGCTGGCGTCTTACAACTTTGTCATTGCTTACCGGCCTGGGAAACAGTCACAGAAACCTGACGCCCTGTCAAGACAATCAGATCACATGGACTTAGAACCAGCTCCACAAATTATGATCCCAGAATCTCATTTTGAGGCAttttcagcacacatagatTCGTCCTTGTtggatcaaatcaaggaagctacCCAGGAAGACCCTAGTCTTGACACAATCTTGCTAGCTGTATCAGACCCCAAATCCATGCCCCACAGCGTTGCACAGAAGTTCAAGGACTATACAATTCAGAAGGGTCTACTTttgtatcaaggaagaataGTTGTGCCAGATGAACCTGAGATCAAACAGCAACTCTTATCTCACTTCCATGATTCTCCTGCTTCTGGTCACCAAGGAAGAGCACAAACTCTAGAGTTAATCAGTTgtcactactactggccagcaATGAAATTCCAAGTCAATTGCTATGTTGAAACTTGTGAAAtttgccaaagaagcaagggGCATTTACACAACTATGCTCTCAACCCACTTTCTGTCCCTGCAGGTCCCTGGGAAGATATCTCatatgatttcattgtcaagtttccCAAGTGTAAGGGATATGACAGCATTCTGGTGGTTGTAGACCGTTTctcaaagatgatgcacctggTTCCCTGCAAAGAAACTGCTACTGCTGAGGATGTAGCTCAGATGTTCTTGgagcatgtctggaagctacatgggACTCCCAAGCGCACTGTGTCTGACAGAGGGACtacattcaactccaagttccTCAAAGCACTCTACAAATCTCTGCAAATCACTCCTAGTTTCTCTACTGCTTATCACCCACAATCTGATGGACAAACTGAGATCAAGAACCAATGGCTAGAGGCTTACCTACGTCCCTTCATTAATCATAGACAGTCTGATTGGGTTGATTGGCTTCCActggctgaatttgctcacaacaatgccagaagcaaagcaacaggcaaatcgccctttgagattgtgtatGGACGTTCTCCTGTCATTTCACCACTCCTGGAACCCACTGGATCACCTATTGCAGATGACAGAGCCAAGCAACTGGCTGAGACTATTCAGGAAGTAcaggcatcaatcaaatgggctcagGAGCGCTACAAACAGGCAGACACAGGGAAATCACCTCCTGAATTTCAACCAGGAGACAAAGTTTGGCTTCTGGCTTCCAATATCACGTCGCAGCGCCCCAATAAAAAGCTAGACCACAAACAATATGGCCCCTTCCCTGTCATAGAAAGAGTGGGCTCTCACGCCTATTGCCTGGCTCTCCCTGAGACCATGAGAATTCATGATGTGTTCCATGTCAGCCTATTGTCTGCTTTCAAACAAGAcacagagtttgattgcaCATTCACTCCTCCGCCGCCTGTAATCACagcagaaggagaagaagagtacgaAGTAGACAGATTTGTAGATTGGGCAGCAGAAGACGGAATCTGGAAGTACAGGGTgagatggaaaggatatgcgCCCCATGaggacacatgggaaccagccaaGGATCTACAACAttgcaaggacaaattgcgcAACTTCTTTGCTAATTATCCAGATGCCCCAGCTGCCAACAACGCCATCCCTGCAAATGCGCGCAGAGTTAAAAGAGGCAAGATAGTCAAGCAACTCAACAAGTCAAAAACTGCCTGCTTTGTCACTTTACAAGCTCTCACTGCCAAAACTCGCCCTGCTAAACTCTTTTTGCGCTCCCCACTATCCCAGCATGCCCATCTTCAGCTCCATCGACGCCTTGGCCTACAACCCTTGCCTGAACATTGA
- a CDS encoding Retrotransposable element Tf2 protein, which produces MSIEPLFCAALQTNRSPLLTIDIEGITDTQTALIDSGSSANFIDSQFARSHNIPLIELDSPRSVIGINGKQIRNPIRFKACLIFSSQNRRFSAIFYALPLGNRNLILGTPWLRLANPDIDWTTMKVSLRLATEAQTGSINPEPQNLPVEFQEFQKVFSEEFFTTLPEHCPYDIAIDLEEDKQPPYGPIYSMTPAEREALKEHIDSELAAGKIVPTTSPAGAPVIFVKRADGRLCLVVDYCRLNAITIKDRYALPQQDKLIEKLRHAKIFTKLDLRNGYHNIRIKEGDEWKAAFCTALGHFAPTVMQFGLSNAPAVFMRFMNNIFRDLLDISVVVYLDDILIFSNSREEHVEHVKEVLSRLLKHNLFCNPAKCYFFVTEVTYIGLVITPEGISMEKDKVQAIMDWPEPQNVKQVQSFLGFANFYRCFVPNFSRLARPLNNLTQKEQPWIWQEEQKAAFDAIKAEICKEPVLVHPDESKPYTLETDASGAAMGAVLSQRMEDGHLHPVAFMSASFSPAELNYDMHDKELLAII; this is translated from the coding sequence atgtctataGAACCCTTGTTTTGTGCAGCCCTGCAAACCAATAGATCACCACTGCTCACTATAGACATAGAAGGAATCACAGACACTCAAACCGCTCTAATTGATTCTGGATCTTCTGCTAACTTCATTGATTCCCAATTTGCCCGTTCTCACAACATTCCACTCATTGAATTGGACTCCCCACGCTCTGTCATTGGCATTAATGGCAAACAAATCCGCAACCCTATCCGCTTCAAGGCTTGCTTAATCTTTAGCTCTCAAAACAGGCGATTTTCCGCCATCTTCTATGCTCTTccccttggaaacagaaacCTTATCCTTGGAACCCCATGGCTCAGATTGGCTAATCCAGACATTGATTGGACCACCATGAAAGTTTCACTCCGCTTAGCTACAGAAGCACAAACTGGCAGCATCAACCCTGAGCCCCAGAACCTCCCTGTTGAATTTCAGGAGTTCCAGAAAGTGTTCAGTGAAGAGTTCTTTACCACACTGCCAGAACATTGCCCCTACGACATTGCTATTGACTTGGAAGAGGACAAACAGCCTCCCTATGGCCCAATCTATTCCATGACCCCTGCAGAGAGAGAAGCACTCAAGGAACACATTGActcagaacttgcagctggaAAGATTGTGCCAACCACCTCACCAGCAGGAGCTCCAGTGATATTTGTAAAAAGGGCTGATGGCAGGCTTTGCTTAGTGGTGGACTATTGCCGGCTAaatgccatcacaatcaaggacagaTATGCGCTACCCCAACAGGACAAGCTAATTGAGAAATTGCGCCATGCTAAGATCTTCACAAAGCTGGATTTGAGGAATGGATATCACAACATcagaatcaaagaaggagatgaatggaaggctgcattttgcactgcccttggtcactttGCTCCCACAGTCATGCAATTTGGCCTTAGCAACGCCCCAGCTGTGTTCAtgcgcttcatgaacaaTATATTCCGTGATTTACTTGACATCTCTGTGGTTGTgtatttggatgacatcttgatcttctcaaactcaagagaagagcatgtggaacatgtcaaggaagtcttatCTCGCCTATTGAAGCATAATCTATtctgcaaccctgccaaatgctacttctttgtcaCAGAAGTCACCTACATTGGGCTTGTGATTACCCCTGAGGGCATTTCCATGGAGAAAGACAAGGTGCAAGCAATCATGGACTGGCCTGAACCCCAAAATGTGAAACAAGtgcaatcattcctaggctttgcaaACTTCTACCGTTGTTTTGTTCCCAACTTCTCTCGCTTAGCACGTCCTCTGAATaaccttactcagaaggAGCAACCATGGATTTGGCAAGAAGAacagaaggctgcatttgacgcaatcaaggctgagatttgcaaggagcctgttctagttcaccctgatgaatctaaaccttacaccttggaaacagacgcttcTGGAGCAGCCATGGGTGCTGTACTATCTCAGAGAATGGAAGATGGTCATCTACATCCTGTTGCATTCATGTCAGCCAGCTTTTCACCTGCTGAGCTGAACTATGACAtgcatgacaaggaactactggcTATCATTTGA
- a CDS encoding Retrotransposon-derived protein PEG10 yields MADARSRKSSMASLASRQASPLITPATLEGPSDAPTSCTRVELHPEILWQQEDATKLDHLHRYLIGNNASSRSQPPALHRLLEKNTGHLISHLDAWKQTMLQDVTQAVESTIQRLLTAPSNTDPHTPPRRVFTVIDNTPKAPSGSGSSGNRDFLVPIKDEPDPKGKRVKLESPEPPKATPNTSWAIPHTQEHLDHNPEQPYIRPTPVDLPNTSQAATSNPLSKGYLSAQPGETNEEKEARTLHNIATIMGRALSVPLQSTFRGLSQTPGPAQAKSKIPAPENNASSFPSDHSRISFVLMNLKDGQPKKWGQIYLEKLLNGDDKPTLESWNTFEAAFLRNWSDPAAAQIAERRLRELKQLKSASNYATEFRIIASKLEWSDPALIASFQQGLKAEVRSKLIEYTLHKNITTLDEFISTACLIDDTLFEAHKELRKDSNSSTSSPQHPAQGRSSNFVSKKIQEARRNAGECSKCGEKSHKWEDCKNGWRLKTIERSKPESGKAAEVEELELLPQAGKV; encoded by the exons ATGGCAGACGCCAGATCACGCAAATCATCAATGGCCTCACTTGCATCAAGGCAGGCATCCCCTCTTATAACTCCAGCCACACTAGAAGGACCTTCTGACGCACCTACAAGTTGCACAAGGGTTGAACTCCATCCAGAAATCCTCTGGCAGCAAGAGGATGCTACAAAACTCGATCACCTACACAGATATCTCATAGGCAACAATGCCAGCAGCAGATCACAACCTCCAGCGCTCCACAGACTCCTGGAGAAGAACACAGGCCATCTTATCAGCCATCTAGatgcttggaaacaaaccATGTTGCAGGATGTGACACAAGCAGTAGAGAGCACAATTCAGCGCCTTCTGACTGCCCCCAGCAACACAGATCCACACACACCTCCCAGAAGAGTCTTCACAGTCATAGACAACACCCCCAAGGCCCCTTCTGGCTCAGGCAGCTCAGGCAACAGGGACTTCTTAGTCCCTATCAAGGATGAGCCTGACCCAAAAGGAAAAAGGGTCAAATTGGAGTCACCAGAACCACCTAAAGCAACCCCAAACACCTCCTGGGCAATCCCACACACCCAGGAACACCTTGACCACAATCCAGAGCAGCCTTACATCAGGCCAACACCTGTAGATCTCCCAAACACATCCcaagcagcaacaagtaaTCCCCTAAGCAAAGGATATCTATCAGCACAACCAGGAGAAAcaaatgaagaaaaggaggcaagaacGTTACACAACATTGCTACCATCATGGGCAGAGCCTTATCTGTCCCACTGCAGAGCACCTTCAGGGGACTGTCCCAAACTCCTGGCCCAGCCCAAGCGAAATCCAAAATCCCTGCTCCTGAAAa TAATGCTTCCTCATTCCCTTCTGATCACAGTCGAATCTCCTTTGTCCTCATGAACCTAAAAGAtggacaacccaagaagtGGGGACAGATCTATCTAGAGAAGCTGCTGAATGGGGATGACAAGCCAACCTTGGAATCCTGGAATACCTTTGAAGCAGCATTCTTGCGCAACTGGAGCGAcccagcagcagcacaaaTTGCAGAACGACGCCTGCGTGAGCTCAAGCAGCTGAAATCAGCAAGCAATTATGCCACAGAGTTTAGAATCATAGCCAGCAAGCTAGAATGGTCAGACCCCgccctcattgcctccttccAACAGGGGCTCAAGGCAGAAGTCAGAAGCAAGCTGATTGAGTACACCCTGCACAAGAACATCACTACGCTGGACGAATTCATTTCTACTGCCTGTCTAATTGATGACACGCTGTTTGAAGCACACAAGGAGCTAAGAAAAgatagcaacagcagcaccagCTCACCACAGCACCCAGCTCAGGGGCGCTCTAGCAATTTTGTCTCCAAGAAGATTCAGGAAGCAAGAAGAAACGCTggagaatgttccaagtgtGGGGAGAAGTCTCACAAATGGGAGGACTGCAAGAATGGATGGCGCCTCAAAACAATAGAACGCTCTAAGCCTGAATCAGGAAAGGCtgcagaagtagaagagctGGAATTGCTTCCCCAAGCGGGAAAAGTCTGA
- a CDS encoding Retrotransposon-derived protein PEG10, translated as MLNSTTVTVKEHRVADPVKTQGKHITQLLALCKETNDFVSNKDQAKPGPTAGPTTPPNQQGVQANTPRMVRPGLADPFQPIRRSRTYNSDTEDEQPRRIKKEPCTMSRGLMSLTPFAKEGWKATQWLDRMLLWVALHCHQFDKEEQMVNIIKGKGSTLKTIQALGAQFKEAFANPDAKQAAASELDWNKEAYIAQFTHGLHQIVKELLSTKDNIPKELETVFAVAIKIGNTCCENKENCPKKAETLGTSTTSTSTTTTHQVHLLEDPNYVTLEERDCQWASGLCVKCGQKSHGIKQCPYRWKATIKETTKVAEDKLGKE; from the exons atgttgaactcaacaactgtgacagtcaaggagcacagggttgca GACCCAGTCAAAACCCAGGGCAAGCACATCACACAGCTCCTTGCCTTATGCAAAGAAACCAATGACTTTGTGTCCAACAAGGATCAAGCAAAGCCTGGACCAACAGCTGGGCCTACCACCCCTCCAAATCAACAAGGGGTCCAAGCCAACACTCCAAGAATGGTTAGGCCTGGCCTTGCAGACCCCTTCCAGCCCATCAGAAGATCCAGAACCTACAACTCAGACACAGAGGATGAGCAGCCAAGAAGGATCAAGAAGGAGCCTTGCACAATGTCTAGGGGTTTAATGTCCCTTACCCCATTTGCCAAGGA GGGATGGAAGGCCACACAATGGCTAGACAGGATGCTCCTCTGGGTGGCCCTACATTGCCACcaatttgacaaggaagagcagatggta AACATCATTAAGGGAAAAGGGTCTACCCTCAAGACCATCCAAGCCCTGGGAGCTCAATTTAAGGAAGCCTTTGCTAATCCAGATGCCAAGCAAGCTGCAGCAT CAGAATTAgattggaacaaggaggcatatattgcccagttcacacATGGCCTTCATCAGATAGTTAAGGAACTCCTATCCACAAAAGACAACATCCCCAAGGAACTGGAGACTGTTTTTGCTGTGGCAATCAAAATTGGTAACACATGCTGTGAAAACAAAGAGAACTGCCCAAAAAAGGCTGAAACCCTGGGCACTTCAACCACTTCCACATCCACTACTACCACTCATCAGGTCCACCTATtggaggaccccaactatgtcaccctggaggaaagggattgcCAATGGGCATCAGGCCTATGTGTCAAATGTGGTCAGAAGAGCCATGGGATCAAGCAATGCCCTTACAgatggaaggccaccatCAAGGAGACCACCAAGGTGGCTGAGGacaagttgggaaaagaataa